The following proteins are encoded in a genomic region of Bradyrhizobium sp. SK17:
- a CDS encoding MoxR family ATPase, whose translation MSASALPTSVDALEELLTSRGYLAERSLATVTYLALRMGRPLFLEGEAGVGKTEIAKVLSAALGRKLIRLQCYEGLDVASAVYEWSSAAQMIAIRLAEASGDTDRDQLASDIFAERFLIKRPLLQALEPDVAGPPVLLIDELDRADEAFEAYLLEILSDFQVTIPELGTVKAPAPPIVIITSNRTREIHDALKRRCLYHWVDYPAAERELAIVKSRVPNISAKLSQQVVRFVQALRNQDFYKSPGVAETIDWATALSELDARSLTPQVVGDTLGALLKYQDDIARMQGDALQKTLKEATSET comes from the coding sequence ATGAGTGCATCGGCGTTACCCACTTCCGTCGATGCGCTCGAGGAGCTGTTGACGTCGCGCGGCTATCTTGCCGAGCGGTCGCTCGCGACCGTGACCTATCTCGCCCTGCGCATGGGCCGGCCGCTGTTCCTCGAAGGCGAGGCCGGCGTCGGCAAGACCGAGATCGCCAAGGTGCTGTCGGCGGCACTCGGGCGCAAGCTGATCCGGCTGCAATGCTATGAAGGCCTCGACGTCGCCTCCGCCGTCTATGAGTGGAGCAGCGCGGCGCAGATGATCGCGATCCGGCTGGCGGAAGCTTCCGGCGACACCGACCGCGACCAGCTCGCCAGCGATATCTTCGCCGAACGCTTCCTGATCAAGCGGCCGCTGTTGCAGGCGCTCGAGCCCGATGTCGCCGGCCCGCCGGTGCTCCTGATCGACGAACTCGACCGCGCCGATGAGGCGTTCGAGGCGTATCTGTTGGAAATCCTCAGCGACTTCCAGGTTACCATCCCCGAGCTCGGCACCGTCAAGGCGCCGGCACCGCCGATCGTGATCATCACCTCGAACCGCACGCGTGAGATCCACGACGCGTTGAAGCGGCGTTGCCTCTATCACTGGGTGGACTATCCCGCGGCCGAGCGCGAGCTCGCGATCGTCAAGTCGCGGGTGCCGAACATCTCTGCCAAGCTGTCGCAGCAGGTCGTGCGCTTCGTGCAGGCGCTGCGCAACCAGGATTTCTACAAGTCGCCTGGCGTCGCCGAGACCATCGACTGGGCCACCGCGCTGTCGGAACTCGACGCCCGCTCACTGACGCCGCAGGTCGTCGGCGACACGCTGGGTGCGCTCTTGAAATACCAGGACGACATCGCGCGCATGCAGGGCGATGCGTTGCAGAAGACATTGAAGGAAGCGACGAGCGAGACGTAA
- a CDS encoding VWA domain-containing protein, translated as MPINHLDPPTGHMADNVIGFARALRAAGLPVGPGSVIDALNALQLIEVGNRADFYATLAAIFVKRHEHALIFHQAFMLFFRAAEEWKSMLDSVPLPDHAKKKPPPASRRVQEAMAQPAKSEERPQAQEQELKLSVSDKEVLQKKDFAQMTAAEIAEVTREIAKMRLPQAELVTRRYQPDARGLRLDMRRTVRNSLRTGGEIIDIRKLGRIEKPAPIVALLDISGSMSEYTRLFLHFLHAITDARKRVSVFLFGTRLTNVTRALRARDPDEALASCTSSVEDWAGGTRIATSLHTFNQLWARRVLGQGAIVLLISDGLEREADAKLAFEMDRLHRSCRRLIWLNPLLRYSGFEAKAQGIKMMLPHVDEFRPVHNLTSIKGLIGALSSPPPAHHRSLIRSVA; from the coding sequence ATGCCCATCAACCACCTCGATCCCCCGACCGGCCACATGGCCGACAACGTGATCGGCTTTGCCCGCGCGCTGCGTGCAGCAGGCCTACCCGTCGGGCCGGGCTCGGTGATCGATGCGCTCAACGCGTTGCAGCTGATCGAGGTCGGCAACCGCGCCGATTTCTACGCCACGCTGGCGGCGATCTTCGTCAAGCGCCATGAGCACGCGCTGATCTTCCATCAGGCCTTCATGCTGTTCTTCCGCGCCGCCGAGGAATGGAAGAGCATGCTGGATTCGGTGCCGCTGCCCGACCACGCCAAGAAGAAGCCGCCGCCGGCCTCGCGCCGGGTCCAGGAGGCGATGGCGCAGCCGGCCAAGAGCGAGGAGCGGCCGCAGGCCCAGGAGCAGGAGCTGAAGCTCTCGGTCTCCGACAAGGAGGTGCTGCAAAAGAAGGATTTCGCGCAGATGACCGCGGCCGAGATTGCCGAGGTGACGCGCGAGATCGCCAAGATGCGGCTGCCGCAGGCCGAGCTCGTGACCCGCCGCTACCAGCCGGATGCACGCGGCCTGCGGCTCGACATGCGCCGCACCGTGCGCAACTCGCTGCGCACCGGCGGCGAGATCATCGACATCAGGAAGCTCGGCCGGATCGAGAAGCCGGCACCGATCGTGGCGCTGCTCGATATCTCCGGCTCGATGAGCGAATACACCCGACTGTTTCTGCACTTCCTGCATGCCATCACGGACGCCCGCAAGCGGGTCTCGGTGTTCCTGTTCGGCACCCGCCTGACCAATGTGACGCGGGCGTTACGGGCGCGTGACCCCGACGAGGCGCTGGCGAGCTGCACGTCCTCGGTCGAGGACTGGGCCGGCGGGACCCGGATCGCGACCTCGCTGCACACCTTCAACCAGCTCTGGGCCCGCCGGGTGCTGGGGCAGGGCGCCATCGTCCTCCTTATATCCGATGGACTAGAGCGGGAGGCCGATGCCAAACTGGCCTTCGAGATGGACCGTTTGCACCGCTCCTGCCGCCGCCTGATCTGGCTCAACCCGCTGCTGCGCTATTCCGGCTTCGAGGCCAAGGCGCAGGGCATCAAAATGATGTTGCCCCACGTTGACGAATTTCGCCCGGTGCATAACTTGACGTCCATCAAGGGCTTGATCGGGGCGCTGTCATCCCCGCCGCCGGCGCACCATCGCAGCCTGATCCGTTCTGTAGCCTAA
- a CDS encoding carbon monoxide dehydrogenase subunit G — MAMTMTGEVQLAAPRQAVWDKLNDPEVLKACIPGCEELEKTDEGGFRATAKMKVGPVSARFKGKVTLSDLDPPNGYKISGEGEGGVAGFAKGGATVGLADKDGGTLLSYNVEAQIGGKLAQLGQRLINGAAKKLADEFFANFAKAVQG; from the coding sequence ATGGCCATGACAATGACCGGCGAAGTCCAGCTTGCGGCGCCGCGCCAGGCTGTGTGGGACAAGCTCAACGATCCCGAAGTGCTGAAGGCCTGCATTCCCGGCTGCGAGGAACTGGAGAAGACCGACGAGGGCGGCTTCCGCGCCACTGCCAAGATGAAGGTCGGCCCGGTCTCCGCCCGCTTCAAGGGCAAGGTTACCTTGAGCGATCTCGACCCGCCGAACGGCTACAAGATCTCCGGCGAAGGCGAGGGCGGGGTTGCCGGTTTCGCCAAGGGTGGCGCCACGGTCGGCCTTGCCGACAAGGATGGCGGTACGCTCCTGAGCTACAACGTAGAGGCGCAGATCGGCGGCAAGCTCGCCCAGCTCGGCCAGCGCCTGATCAACGGCGCGGCCAAGAAGCTCGCCGACGAATTCTTTGCAAATTTCGCCAAGGCGGTGCAGGGTTAG
- a CDS encoding carboxymuconolactone decarboxylase family protein: MDDNQRRDDGMTQRRKVLGNEWVDKSIKNRNAFNTDFQDLMTRYAWGDIWTRPHFDHRTRRVLVIGTMVALGQWDEFRLHVRAALAEGGFTPEDIKEILLQQAIYCGVPAANHAVKEAGAIIAELGLLKG; this comes from the coding sequence ATGGACGACAATCAGCGTCGCGACGACGGCATGACGCAGCGCCGCAAGGTGCTCGGCAATGAATGGGTCGACAAGTCGATCAAGAACCGCAACGCGTTCAACACCGACTTCCAGGACCTGATGACGCGTTATGCGTGGGGCGACATCTGGACCCGGCCGCATTTCGATCACCGCACCCGCCGCGTGCTGGTGATCGGCACCATGGTGGCGCTCGGCCAATGGGACGAATTCCGCCTGCATGTGCGCGCGGCGCTCGCCGAGGGTGGCTTCACGCCCGAGGACATCAAGGAGATCCTGCTGCAACAGGCGATCTATTGCGGCGTGCCGGCGGCCAATCACGCCGTCAAGGAAGCCGGCGCGATCATCGCAGAACTAGGGCTGCTGAAGGGATAG
- a CDS encoding (2Fe-2S)-binding protein, whose translation MAKISMIVNGNPVNANVDPRTLLVQFLRENLRLTGTHVGCDTSQCGACVVHLDGKAVKSCTTLAVMADGHEVKTIEGLAADGAPLHPMQEAFREHHGLQCGFCTPGMIMTAVDMVHRKGHELTDEVIREELEGNLCRCTGYQNIVASIAAGAKAMAKSDLA comes from the coding sequence ATGGCCAAGATTTCAATGATCGTGAACGGCAACCCCGTGAACGCGAATGTCGACCCCCGTACCCTTCTGGTCCAGTTTCTGCGCGAAAATCTGCGGCTGACCGGTACGCATGTCGGCTGCGATACCTCGCAGTGCGGCGCCTGCGTCGTGCATCTCGACGGCAAGGCGGTGAAGTCCTGCACCACGCTTGCGGTGATGGCCGACGGTCACGAGGTCAAAACCATCGAGGGACTGGCGGCTGACGGGGCGCCGCTGCATCCGATGCAGGAGGCCTTCCGCGAGCATCACGGCCTGCAATGCGGCTTCTGCACGCCCGGCATGATCATGACCGCGGTCGACATGGTGCATCGCAAGGGCCACGAGCTCACCGATGAAGTGATCCGCGAGGAGCTGGAAGGCAATCTGTGCCGCTGCACCGGCTACCAGAACATCGTGGCCTCGATCGCCGCCGGCGCCAAGGCGATGGCCAAATCGGATCTCGCTTAG
- the livM gene encoding high-affinity branched-chain amino acid ABC transporter permease LivM, with product MLKKALISAVVALVLFSLMIGVRTEAGPQGGLIYWTRFGDLAAMVGTVFGGSIIIELLRQWWGPVDTERVVPKPVQAAMSFAGRWLAPALLVFAFLVPVIFYNQRYILDLSILVVTYVMLGWGLNVVVGLAGLLDLGYVAFYAVGAYSYALLATNFGLSFWVCLPLAGILAAFWGVLLGFPVLRLRGDYLAIVTLAFGEIIRLVIINWQSLTGGPNGVSGIPRPTLFGIPLDNSDDGLAAKLGIDFSPTHRIVFLFYLILAMALLTNWVTIRLRRLPIGRAWEALREDEVACRALGINVTTTKLTAFATGAMFGGFAGAFFATRQGFISPESFTFQESALVLAIVVLGGMGSQLGVALAAVAMIGGFELFRGFDQYRMLVFGIAMVLLMIWRPRGLIGHRAPTVFLERNQAISSDLVKEGHG from the coding sequence ATTCTCAAGAAAGCCCTGATCAGCGCCGTCGTCGCGCTGGTGCTGTTCTCGCTGATGATCGGCGTGCGCACCGAGGCCGGCCCGCAAGGCGGCCTGATCTACTGGACGCGGTTCGGCGATCTCGCGGCCATGGTCGGCACCGTGTTCGGCGGCAGCATCATCATCGAATTGCTGCGGCAATGGTGGGGACCGGTCGATACCGAGCGCGTCGTGCCGAAACCGGTGCAGGCGGCGATGTCGTTCGCCGGCCGCTGGCTGGCTCCGGCGCTGCTGGTGTTCGCCTTCCTGGTCCCGGTGATCTTCTACAACCAGCGCTACATTCTCGACCTCTCGATCCTGGTCGTGACTTACGTGATGCTGGGTTGGGGCCTCAACGTCGTGGTCGGTCTCGCCGGCCTGCTCGACCTCGGCTACGTCGCCTTCTATGCGGTCGGCGCCTATTCCTACGCCCTGCTCGCCACCAATTTCGGACTGTCGTTCTGGGTCTGCCTGCCGCTCGCCGGCATCCTCGCGGCATTCTGGGGCGTGCTGCTCGGCTTCCCGGTGCTGCGGTTGCGCGGCGACTATCTCGCGATCGTGACGCTGGCCTTCGGCGAGATCATCCGCCTCGTCATCATCAACTGGCAAAGCCTGACCGGCGGCCCCAACGGCGTCTCCGGCATCCCGCGCCCGACGCTGTTCGGCATTCCGCTCGACAACAGCGATGACGGGCTTGCGGCCAAGCTCGGCATCGACTTCTCGCCGACCCACCGCATCGTGTTCCTGTTCTATCTGATCCTGGCGATGGCGCTGCTTACCAACTGGGTGACGATCCGGTTGCGCCGGCTGCCGATCGGCCGCGCCTGGGAAGCGCTGCGCGAGGACGAGGTGGCCTGCCGCGCGCTCGGCATCAACGTCACCACGACCAAGCTGACCGCGTTTGCGACCGGCGCGATGTTCGGCGGCTTCGCCGGCGCGTTCTTCGCCACCCGGCAGGGCTTCATCAGTCCGGAATCCTTCACTTTCCAGGAATCGGCGCTGGTGCTGGCGATCGTCGTGCTCGGCGGCATGGGCTCGCAACTCGGCGTCGCGCTGGCGGCGGTGGCCATGATCGGCGGCTTCGAACTGTTCCGCGGCTTCGATCAGTACCGCATGTTGGTGTTCGGCATCGCGATGGTGCTGTTGATGATCTGGCGGCCGCGCGGCCTGATCGGCCATCGCGCGCCGACCGTGTTCCTGGAGCGCAACCAGGCGATCTCGTCCGACCTCGTCAAGGAGGGCCACGGATGA
- a CDS encoding branched-chain amino acid ABC transporter permease LivH (LivHMGF is the membrane component of the LIV-I/LS branched-chain amino acid transporter), which yields MDYFAQQLINGLVLGSIYGLIAIGYTMVYGIVGMINFAHGDIFMIGGFIAMISFLVLVSLGLTAIPLILLIVLLVSMVITALYGWTIERIAYRPLRHSFRLAPMLSAIGMSFVLTNFSQVSQGARVKPVPPIITGGYTLHEGPEGFAVQLSNIQIVVVLATIVLLAVFTWLVSRTRLGRDMRACEQDQTMAALLGVDVDRTISMTFVIGAALAAVAGMMYLLYYGLVDFFMGFVAGIKAFTAAVLGGIGSLPGAMLGGLAIGLIETFWSAYFSVEYKDVAAFSILIVVLIFMPTGLLGRPEVEKV from the coding sequence ATGGATTATTTCGCCCAGCAACTGATCAACGGCCTCGTGCTCGGTTCGATCTACGGCCTGATCGCCATCGGCTACACGATGGTCTACGGCATCGTCGGCATGATCAATTTCGCCCATGGCGACATCTTCATGATCGGCGGCTTCATCGCGATGATCTCGTTTTTGGTGCTGGTGTCGCTCGGCCTCACTGCGATTCCCCTGATCCTGCTGATCGTGCTGCTGGTCTCGATGGTGATCACCGCGCTCTATGGCTGGACCATCGAGCGCATCGCCTACCGGCCCTTAAGGCATTCGTTCCGCCTGGCGCCGATGCTGTCGGCGATCGGCATGTCATTCGTGCTGACCAATTTCTCGCAGGTGTCGCAGGGGGCGCGGGTCAAGCCGGTGCCGCCGATCATCACCGGCGGCTACACGCTGCATGAAGGCCCCGAAGGCTTCGCGGTGCAGCTCTCCAATATCCAGATCGTGGTCGTGCTCGCCACCATCGTGCTGCTCGCGGTGTTCACCTGGCTGGTCTCGCGCACCCGGCTCGGGCGTGACATGCGCGCCTGCGAGCAGGACCAGACCATGGCGGCGCTGCTCGGCGTCGATGTCGATCGCACCATCTCGATGACCTTCGTGATCGGTGCCGCACTGGCCGCCGTCGCCGGCATGATGTACCTGCTCTATTACGGGCTGGTCGATTTCTTCATGGGTTTCGTCGCCGGCATCAAGGCGTTCACCGCCGCGGTGCTCGGCGGCATCGGTTCGCTGCCCGGCGCGATGCTCGGTGGGCTCGCGATCGGCCTGATCGAAACGTTCTGGTCGGCGTATTTCTCGGTCGAGTACAAGGACGTCGCCGCGTTCTCGATCCTGATCGTGGTGCTGATCTTCATGCCGACCGGCCTGCTCGGCCGTCCCGAAGTCGAAAAAGTCTGA
- a CDS encoding XdhC family protein — MLNRDEDILQAAEAWQKEGHGVALATVVETWGSAPRPAGSSLVINDDGTFLGSVSGGCVEGAVVTEALDVIASGQPKMLEFGVADETAWNVGLSCGGTIRVFVEKVG, encoded by the coding sequence ATGCTCAACCGCGACGAAGACATCCTTCAGGCCGCCGAGGCTTGGCAGAAAGAGGGCCATGGCGTGGCGCTCGCCACCGTGGTCGAGACCTGGGGCTCGGCGCCGCGCCCGGCCGGATCGAGCCTCGTCATCAATGACGACGGCACGTTCTTAGGGTCGGTCTCCGGCGGCTGCGTCGAGGGCGCCGTCGTCACCGAGGCGCTCGACGTGATCGCGAGCGGCCAGCCAAAGATGCTCGAATTCGGCGTCGCCGACGAGACGGCCTGGAATGTCGGCCTGTCCTGCGGCGGCACCATCCGCGTCTTCGTCGAGAAGGTCGGTTAG
- a CDS encoding 3-carboxy-cis,cis-muconate cycloisomerase, whose amino-acid sequence MSTALSPLLAPMLSSPAMRAVCDDAATLQNMLDFEAALARAEATVGVIPWVAVTPIAKACKAESFDLATLADAATRSGNLAIPLVKALTAEVAKADAEAARYVHWGATSQDVIDTATMLSLRAGIDALLADLERAVTGFAGLARAHRNTAMVARTWLQHALPMPFGLKLAEYAAALHRSRKRLQRLRHETLALQFGGAAGTLAALGDKGLAVAAQLARELDLPLPDAPWHTHRDRIAEAASVFAILAGSCGKIARDVSLMMQTDVGEAFEPAGAGRGGSSTMPHKRNPVAAASALGAATMAPNLAATIFAAQVQDHERSAGPWHAEWPTLPGLMLVTSGALAAIVDLAEGLEVDAARMRVNLDATHGLIMAEAVTFALAEKIGKSDAHHLIEAASKQAIANKKHLRDVLSADAKVTAHLDAKRIAALFEPMAYQGASQALIDRLLASLDDK is encoded by the coding sequence ATGAGCACAGCCCTCTCTCCCCTGCTTGCGCCGATGCTGTCGAGCCCCGCGATGCGCGCGGTGTGCGACGATGCCGCCACGCTACAGAACATGCTGGATTTCGAGGCCGCGCTGGCCCGCGCCGAGGCGACCGTCGGCGTAATTCCGTGGGTCGCCGTGACGCCGATTGCGAAAGCCTGCAAGGCCGAATCATTCGACCTGGCAACACTGGCCGACGCCGCGACCCGGTCCGGCAATCTGGCCATCCCCCTGGTGAAGGCCCTGACCGCCGAGGTCGCCAAGGCCGATGCCGAGGCGGCGCGCTACGTACATTGGGGCGCCACCAGCCAGGACGTCATCGACACTGCGACCATGCTGTCGCTGCGCGCCGGCATCGACGCGCTGCTCGCCGACCTCGAGCGCGCCGTTACGGGGTTTGCCGGCCTCGCCCGCGCCCATCGCAACACCGCAATGGTGGCGCGAACCTGGCTGCAACACGCGCTGCCGATGCCGTTCGGCCTGAAGCTCGCCGAATATGCCGCAGCCTTGCACCGCTCCCGCAAGCGATTGCAACGGCTGCGCCACGAGACGCTGGCGCTGCAATTCGGCGGAGCCGCCGGCACGCTCGCCGCCCTCGGCGACAAGGGCCTCGCGGTCGCAGCCCAGCTTGCGAGAGAGCTGGATCTGCCCTTGCCGGATGCGCCCTGGCACACCCATCGCGATCGCATCGCGGAGGCCGCCTCGGTGTTTGCGATCCTTGCCGGCAGTTGCGGCAAGATCGCGCGCGACGTCTCGCTGATGATGCAGACCGATGTGGGCGAAGCCTTCGAGCCGGCCGGCGCCGGCCGCGGCGGCTCCTCCACCATGCCGCACAAGCGCAATCCAGTCGCCGCCGCCAGCGCACTGGGAGCAGCGACCATGGCGCCGAACCTCGCCGCCACGATCTTCGCCGCGCAGGTCCAGGACCATGAGCGCAGCGCCGGTCCCTGGCATGCGGAGTGGCCGACCTTGCCGGGCTTGATGCTGGTGACGTCGGGTGCGCTCGCCGCGATCGTCGATCTCGCCGAAGGGCTCGAGGTCGACGCGGCGCGGATGCGCGTCAATCTCGATGCGACCCATGGGCTGATCATGGCGGAAGCCGTGACGTTTGCGCTGGCCGAGAAGATCGGCAAGAGCGATGCCCACCATCTGATCGAGGCCGCAAGCAAGCAGGCGATCGCGAACAAGAAGCACCTGCGCGACGTGCTGTCGGCGGATGCCAAGGTCACCGCGCACCTCGATGCGAAGCGGATCGCGGCACTGTTCGAACCGATGGCCTATCAGGGCGCCTCGCAAGCGCTGATCGACCGCCTGCTGGCTTCGCTGGATGACAAGTAA
- a CDS encoding XdhC family protein → MKLEILKQLNAERAARRPVIIVTDTANGEQRLVKAADIAADPLRAELAKQLRMGKSGNVEVAGKKLFLNVYAPTAKLVIIGAVHISQALAPLARSLDYDVTVVDPRTAFASPERFPDVPLVAEWPDVALPPLNVDHYTAFVAVTHDPKIDDPALLHAFDRDCFYIGALGSRKTHAKRAERLRAQGAKDSDIARIHAPIGLDIGAVSPSEIAVAIMAEITAQLRLPLKEKEEAA, encoded by the coding sequence GTGAAGCTCGAGATCCTGAAACAGCTGAACGCCGAGCGCGCCGCGCGCCGCCCGGTCATCATCGTCACCGACACCGCCAATGGCGAGCAGCGCCTGGTCAAGGCCGCGGACATCGCCGCCGATCCGCTGCGCGCCGAGCTCGCCAAGCAGCTCAGGATGGGCAAGAGCGGCAATGTCGAGGTCGCCGGCAAGAAGCTGTTCCTCAACGTCTACGCGCCGACCGCGAAGCTCGTGATCATCGGCGCGGTCCATATCAGTCAGGCGTTGGCGCCGCTGGCGCGCTCGCTCGACTATGACGTGACGGTGGTCGATCCGCGCACCGCGTTCGCGAGCCCGGAGCGTTTTCCCGACGTGCCGCTGGTCGCCGAATGGCCCGACGTCGCGCTGCCGCCGCTCAACGTCGATCACTACACGGCGTTCGTCGCGGTGACGCACGATCCGAAGATCGACGATCCGGCGCTGCTGCACGCCTTCGACCGCGATTGCTTCTACATCGGCGCGCTCGGCTCGCGGAAGACCCATGCCAAGCGCGCCGAGCGGCTGCGCGCGCAGGGTGCGAAAGATAGCGACATCGCCCGCATCCATGCGCCGATCGGGCTCGACATCGGCGCAGTGTCGCCGTCGGAGATCGCGGTTGCGATCATGGCCGAGATCACTGCGCAGCTGCGTTTGCCCCTCAAGGAAAAAGAAGAAGCGGCATGA
- the pcaD gene encoding 3-oxoadipate enol-lactonase, producing MPMINADGCLLNVQVDGRDGGPTVMLSNSLGCTLQMWEPQMRALTQLFRVIRYDRRGHGKSGVPAGPYSMERFGRDVLAILDDLNIDKVHWCGLSMGGMVGQWLGANAPERFGKIVLANTACYYPDPTNWLNRIKAVKEGGIAAVADAVIAGWLTADFREREPETTARMKAMLLASPVEGYLACCEALSTLDQRALLPRIKSPTLVIAGKQDMATPVSAGEMIRSGIPGASMTLLDAAHISNVEQSHAFTEAVVGFLTQR from the coding sequence ATGCCGATGATCAACGCCGACGGGTGCCTGCTCAACGTCCAGGTGGACGGCCGCGACGGCGGGCCGACCGTGATGCTGTCGAACTCGCTCGGCTGCACCCTGCAAATGTGGGAGCCGCAGATGCGGGCGCTGACGCAGTTGTTCCGCGTCATCCGCTACGACCGCAGAGGTCACGGCAAATCCGGCGTGCCGGCCGGCCCCTACTCGATGGAGCGGTTTGGCCGCGACGTGCTGGCGATCCTCGACGACCTCAACATCGACAAGGTGCATTGGTGCGGCCTGTCGATGGGCGGCATGGTCGGGCAATGGCTCGGCGCCAACGCGCCCGAGCGGTTCGGCAAGATCGTCCTGGCCAACACCGCCTGCTACTATCCGGATCCGACCAACTGGCTGAACCGCATCAAGGCGGTGAAGGAAGGCGGCATCGCCGCGGTCGCCGACGCCGTGATCGCGGGCTGGCTGACTGCCGATTTCCGCGAGCGTGAGCCGGAGACCACCGCACGCATGAAGGCGATGCTGCTGGCCTCGCCGGTCGAAGGCTATCTTGCCTGCTGCGAAGCGCTCTCGACGCTCGACCAGCGTGCGCTGCTGCCCAGGATCAAGAGCCCGACGCTGGTGATCGCCGGCAAGCAGGACATGGCAACGCCGGTGTCGGCGGGAGAGATGATCCGCAGCGGCATTCCCGGCGCCAGCATGACGCTGCTCGATGCCGCACATATTTCCAATGTCGAGCAATCGCACGCCTTCACCGAAGCCGTGGTCGGCTTCCTGACGCAACGCTAA
- a CDS encoding xanthine dehydrogenase family protein subunit M translates to MYEFKYHRPGTVRQAANLLVKNEDAKLIAGGHTLVPVMKQRLASPPHLVDLSHIEGLDTIEMKGRSLVIGATAKHAEVANSAIVGEAIPALAELAGLIGDPAVRHRGTIGGSLANNDPTADYPAAVLALGATIVTNKRRLKAEEYFQGLFSTALEADEIITKVMFPLPKKAAYIKFRNQASRYALVGVFVAKRPSDVRVAVTGAGSDGVFRVTAFEEALKKRFSHKVLDGIEVSAEGLNSDLHGSAEYRAHLIGVLARRAVEAANAKD, encoded by the coding sequence ATGTACGAATTCAAATATCATCGTCCCGGCACCGTGCGGCAGGCCGCCAACCTGCTGGTAAAGAACGAGGACGCCAAGCTGATCGCCGGCGGTCATACGCTGGTGCCGGTCATGAAGCAGCGGCTCGCGAGCCCGCCGCACCTGGTCGACCTCTCCCATATCGAAGGTCTCGATACGATCGAGATGAAAGGCCGTTCGCTGGTGATCGGCGCGACCGCCAAGCACGCCGAGGTCGCGAACTCGGCGATCGTGGGCGAGGCGATCCCGGCGCTCGCCGAGCTTGCCGGCCTGATCGGGGATCCCGCGGTGCGCCATCGCGGCACCATCGGCGGCTCGCTCGCCAACAACGACCCGACCGCCGACTATCCTGCCGCGGTGCTGGCGCTGGGCGCGACCATCGTCACCAACAAGCGCCGGCTGAAGGCCGAGGAGTATTTCCAGGGCCTGTTCTCGACCGCGCTGGAGGCCGACGAGATCATCACCAAGGTGATGTTCCCGCTGCCGAAGAAGGCGGCCTACATCAAGTTCCGCAACCAGGCCTCGCGTTATGCGTTGGTCGGCGTGTTCGTGGCCAAGCGCCCGTCCGACGTGCGGGTCGCAGTCACCGGCGCGGGCTCTGACGGCGTGTTCCGCGTCACCGCGTTCGAGGAGGCCCTGAAGAAGCGCTTCTCGCACAAAGTGCTCGACGGCATCGAGGTTTCGGCCGAAGGCCTGAACAGCGACCTGCACGGCAGCGCCGAATACCGCGCGCATTTGATCGGCGTCCTGGCGCGCAGGGCGGTGGAAGCCGCCAACGCCAAGGACTAG